The Lysobacter helvus nucleotide sequence GAACCTCGACGCGATCGACGCACCCGCCGGCCTCATGCCCGTCGTGCTCGGCAACGGCTGGCCCGGCGTGCTGCTGCACGAAGCGGTCGGTCACGGCCTCGAAGGCGACTTCAACCGCAAGGGCACCTCCACGTACGCCGGCCGCATGGGCCAGCGCGTCGCATCGCCGGGCGTCACGATCGTCGACGACGGCACGTTGCCCGGCCGTCGCGGCTCGCTCAACATCGACGACGAAGGCACGCCCACCGCGTGCACCACCTTGATCGAAGACGGCGTGCTGGTCGGCTACATGCAGGACACGCACAACGCGCGCCTGATGGGCATGGCGCCCACCGGCAACGGTCGCCGCGAATCCTTTGCGCACCTGCCGATGCCGCGCATGACCAACACCTACATGCTCGCGGGCACGCACGATCCGGAAGAAATGATCCGCTCGGTGAAGAAGGGCCTGTACGCGGTGAACTTCGGCGGCGGCCAGGTCGACATCACCAGCGGCAAGTACGTGTTCTCCGCGACCGAGGCGTACCTGATCGAAGACGGCAAGATCACCGCGCCGGTGAAGGGCGCCACCCTGATCGGCAACGGCCCGGAAACCATGCAACGCGTGAAGATGATCGGCAACGATCTCGCGCTCGACGAAGGCGTGGGCGTATGCGGCAAGGACGGGCAGAGCGTGCCGGTGGGCGTGGGGCAGCCGTCGCTGTTGATCGACCAGCTGACCGTGGGCGGGACGCAGGCGTGAAGCAGAAGCCGGGACAAGGGACCGGGGACCGGGGACCAGTGCAGGTCTCAGGCCTCGGCGTCGTCGTCCGCTTCCTCCGGTCCCTCGTCCCCGGTCCCCGGTCCCGCATCCATCGCATCCCGCACCGCGTGGTAGATCTCGCGATACGCCCGCGGCGGTTTGTTGCGCTTCTTTTCCTCGATCGCATTGC carries:
- the tldD gene encoding metalloprotease TldD; protein product: MTLPLRLAETRLLVPAGLDTANLDAAFSTLLGPGIDFGDLYFQHARRESWTMEDGIVKDGAHSIEQGVGVRAISGEKTGFAYSDEIDTPALLEAAKSARAIARDGSAMSPRALVPGGGRSLYTADDPIDGLPNEEKVEALRALDRLLRAADPRVKQVMVSLAGGVDTVLVARSDGVLAADVRPLVRLNVQVIVEQEGRRESGYAGGGGRYSYAELLGGGKPEHFAREALRQALVNLDAIDAPAGLMPVVLGNGWPGVLLHEAVGHGLEGDFNRKGTSTYAGRMGQRVASPGVTIVDDGTLPGRRGSLNIDDEGTPTACTTLIEDGVLVGYMQDTHNARLMGMAPTGNGRRESFAHLPMPRMTNTYMLAGTHDPEEMIRSVKKGLYAVNFGGGQVDITSGKYVFSATEAYLIEDGKITAPVKGATLIGNGPETMQRVKMIGNDLALDEGVGVCGKDGQSVPVGVGQPSLLIDQLTVGGTQA